In Zingiber officinale cultivar Zhangliang chromosome 6A, Zo_v1.1, whole genome shotgun sequence, a single genomic region encodes these proteins:
- the LOC121998322 gene encoding monothiol glutaredoxin-S2-like has product MAAVAAVSGGGKRRGATALSIDGAEESAEERVGRLIRENPVVIFSRRGCCMSHVMKQLLAAVRAHPTSIELEEAEEEAAAAVAAGGSGLPALFVGGVAVGGLEGLMGLHLRDRLVPILQEAGALT; this is encoded by the coding sequence ATGGCGGCCGTGGCGGCGGTTTCGGGAGGAGGTAAGCGGCGCGGTGCGACGGCGCTGTCGATCGACGGGGCGGAGGAGTCGGCGGAGGAGCGGGTGGGGCGGCTGATCCGGGAGAACCCCGTGGTCATCTTCAGCCGCCGGGGCTGCTGCATGAGCCATGTGATGAAGCAGCTGCTGGCGGCGGTGAGGGCCCACCCAACTTCCATCGAACTGGAGGAGGCCGAAGAGGAGGCGGCGGCAGCGGTCGCGGCGGGGGGATCCGGCCTCCCGGCCCTCTTCGTCGGCGGCGTGGCCGTGGGGGGCCTCGAGGGCCTCATGGGCCTCCATCTCCGGGACCGCCTTGTCCCGATACTCCAGGAGGCCGGCGCCTTGACCTAG